One window of Cellulomonas shaoxiangyii genomic DNA carries:
- a CDS encoding glycoside hydrolase family 27 protein, translating to MSNAVARRWAVACLALLSLASAGLTGGVGPAAAAPPPTVQEPAPLPPMGWNSWNTFYCNINEQMVRQTADAMVSSGMAAAGYQYVVVDDCWMRDTRDAAGNLQARADRFPSGMRALGDYIHGKGLKFGIYHAPREKTCDQYFGNRPGTSSNGNETRDANLFASWGVDYVKHDWCDPRGSVTEQATLFARFGAALKATGRPIVYSINPNSAHANTAPTYSGWGGFADMWRTSEDLDDAWSTGCAPSADCFVGITEALDIIEPMREWTRPGQYNDPDMLMVGVRGSLTPTENRAHMTMWAMLSAPLIAGNDIRSMTADVRAILTNRDVIAIDQDALVRQADRVRDDGDAEVWAKPLSDGSVAVALLNRGGGTRAISTTLAQVGLGAGSHSYRELWTGATGSTTGSLAAQVPAHGAALYRVTPGGDVTPPPPPTGNRLVSAASGRCLDVPASVTTNGTRLVIWDCGTGANQVWSQTDGTLRSLGKCLDAPLDATAGTPVQLWDCNGGNNQQWTLQADGTVRGARSGLCLDVDRNLTANNTAVLLWHCSGSANQVWSRR from the coding sequence GTGTCGAATGCAGTCGCTCGTCGCTGGGCCGTCGCCTGCCTGGCGCTTCTCTCCCTCGCGAGTGCCGGCCTCACAGGGGGCGTCGGCCCCGCCGCGGCCGCCCCGCCGCCCACGGTCCAGGAGCCCGCGCCGCTGCCACCGATGGGGTGGAACAGCTGGAACACGTTCTACTGCAACATCAACGAGCAGATGGTGCGCCAGACGGCGGACGCCATGGTGAGCTCGGGGATGGCCGCCGCCGGCTACCAGTACGTCGTCGTCGACGACTGCTGGATGCGCGACACGCGTGACGCCGCGGGCAACCTCCAGGCCCGCGCCGACCGGTTCCCCTCGGGGATGAGGGCGCTGGGCGACTACATCCACGGCAAGGGGCTGAAGTTCGGCATCTACCACGCGCCGCGGGAGAAGACCTGCGACCAGTACTTCGGGAACCGGCCCGGCACGTCGTCCAACGGCAACGAGACCAGGGACGCGAACCTCTTCGCGTCCTGGGGCGTCGACTACGTCAAGCACGACTGGTGCGACCCGCGCGGCTCGGTCACCGAGCAGGCCACGCTGTTCGCGAGGTTCGGCGCGGCCCTGAAGGCGACCGGCCGCCCGATCGTCTACTCCATCAACCCCAACAGCGCGCACGCGAACACGGCTCCGACGTACTCGGGCTGGGGTGGCTTCGCGGACATGTGGCGGACGTCCGAGGACCTGGACGACGCCTGGTCGACGGGGTGCGCCCCGAGCGCCGACTGCTTCGTCGGCATCACCGAGGCGCTCGACATCATCGAGCCGATGCGTGAGTGGACGAGGCCGGGGCAGTACAACGACCCGGACATGCTCATGGTCGGGGTGCGCGGCAGCCTGACGCCGACCGAGAACCGCGCCCACATGACCATGTGGGCGATGCTCAGCGCACCGCTCATCGCGGGCAACGACATCCGCTCCATGACCGCGGACGTGCGCGCGATCCTCACCAACCGCGACGTGATCGCGATCGACCAGGACGCGCTCGTGCGGCAGGCCGACCGCGTGCGCGACGACGGCGACGCCGAGGTGTGGGCCAAGCCGCTCTCGGACGGCTCGGTGGCGGTCGCGCTGCTGAACCGCGGCGGCGGCACGCGAGCGATCTCGACCACGCTCGCCCAGGTCGGGCTCGGCGCCGGGTCGCACTCCTACCGCGAGCTGTGGACCGGTGCGACGGGGTCGACCACCGGGTCGCTGGCGGCCCAGGTCCCCGCGCACGGAGCCGCGCTCTACCGGGTCACGCCCGGGGGTGACGTGACGCCGCCGCCGCCGCCGACCGGGAACAGGCTGGTCAGCGCCGCGTCGGGGCGGTGCCTGGACGTCCCGGCGAGCGTCACCACGAACGGCACGAGGCTCGTGATCTGGGACTGCGGCACCGGTGCCAACCAGGTGTGGAGCCAGACCGACGGGACCCTGCGCTCGCTGGGCAAGTGCCTCGACGCCCCGCTCGACGCCACCGCGGGGACGCCCGTGCAGCTGTGGGACTGCAACGGCGGCAACAACCAGCAGTGGACGCTGCAGGCCGACGGGACCGTCCGTGGCGCCCGGTCGGGGCTGTGCCTCGACGTCGACCGCAACCTCACGGCGAACAACACCGCCGTGCTGCTGTGGCACTGCAGCGGCTCCGCCAACCAGGTCTGGTCGCGGCGGTAG
- a CDS encoding endo-1,4-beta-xylanase: protein MLAAVGLAAPAQAAAPDDTFEVDIRVSGRGTVTGEGSYEAGETVVLTADPGRSHVWGGWTSPELGWIGARVDSFTMPAEDVVLETTFRREMAPLKHVYRDHFDVGNIYSGPQTYAAGSPNSATVERHYNVMTAENNMKPDQLLPNDNIDPETGEFTFDFAAADAFVDQTLARGMKVHGHVLVWHGQSPARINSGTTGGTRAQARANMERYIQEVLTHFRGRAVSWDVVNEAFVDGLAEFDPETEDWRDYLRGGPNGGWSNWYAAYANGADTAAGESPADFLYDAFVLARTYGPETRLVYNDFNVFQSEGKAQAIVAMATDLNERYAAEHPEDPRLLVETIGLQSHNYINQTPAFACSDHTRLPRLSDDAAAEWQPGACSDAASVERSLQMIIEAGMTADISELDLQVWEAWNGQPEGDDRAAYRDLTDPSVKDRISRGEFDYWVGKISNRAELERIQAQRFAEYFAVYKKYSQDINRVTFWGLTDQLSWRSTHNPLLLNSDFSEKLAAAAVADPERWLGVRRPITDTSTLEETVAEASALDLRGHTYTGKTVAAVKKALGRANAVLARGGTQAQVNEATAALADAVARLEPKGPTRPRS from the coding sequence GTGCTCGCGGCCGTCGGCCTCGCCGCGCCGGCCCAGGCCGCCGCCCCGGACGACACGTTCGAGGTCGACATCCGCGTCTCCGGGCGCGGGACGGTGACGGGGGAGGGCAGCTACGAGGCCGGTGAGACCGTCGTGCTGACGGCGGACCCGGGCAGGTCCCACGTGTGGGGCGGCTGGACGTCGCCCGAGCTCGGGTGGATCGGGGCGCGCGTCGACTCGTTCACGATGCCCGCGGAGGACGTCGTGCTCGAGACGACGTTCCGGCGCGAGATGGCTCCGCTGAAGCACGTCTACCGGGACCACTTCGACGTGGGCAACATCTACTCGGGCCCGCAGACCTACGCGGCGGGGTCGCCGAACTCGGCGACGGTCGAGCGGCACTACAACGTCATGACGGCCGAGAACAACATGAAGCCGGACCAGCTGCTGCCGAACGACAACATCGACCCGGAGACCGGTGAGTTCACGTTCGACTTCGCCGCCGCGGACGCCTTCGTCGACCAGACCCTCGCGCGCGGCATGAAGGTCCACGGGCACGTGCTCGTCTGGCACGGCCAGTCGCCGGCCCGCATCAACAGCGGCACCACGGGCGGCACCCGCGCGCAGGCACGGGCGAACATGGAGCGCTACATCCAGGAGGTGCTCACCCACTTCCGTGGCCGCGCCGTCTCCTGGGACGTGGTCAACGAGGCGTTCGTCGACGGGCTCGCGGAGTTCGACCCCGAGACCGAGGACTGGCGCGACTACCTGCGCGGCGGCCCGAACGGCGGCTGGTCCAACTGGTACGCGGCCTACGCCAACGGCGCGGACACGGCGGCCGGGGAGAGCCCGGCGGACTTCCTGTACGACGCGTTCGTCCTGGCCCGCACGTACGGGCCGGAGACGCGGCTCGTGTACAACGACTTCAACGTCTTCCAGTCCGAGGGCAAGGCCCAGGCGATCGTCGCGATGGCCACGGACCTGAACGAGCGGTACGCCGCCGAGCACCCCGAGGACCCGCGGCTGCTCGTGGAGACGATCGGCCTCCAGTCGCACAACTACATCAACCAGACGCCGGCCTTCGCCTGTTCGGACCACACGCGCCTGCCCCGGCTGTCCGACGACGCCGCCGCCGAGTGGCAGCCCGGGGCGTGCTCCGACGCCGCCTCGGTGGAGCGGTCCCTGCAGATGATCATCGAGGCCGGCATGACGGCCGACATCAGCGAGCTGGACCTGCAGGTGTGGGAGGCGTGGAACGGTCAGCCGGAGGGTGACGACCGGGCGGCGTACCGCGACCTGACCGACCCGTCGGTCAAGGACCGGATCTCCCGCGGCGAGTTCGACTACTGGGTCGGCAAGATCAGCAACCGCGCGGAGCTGGAGCGCATCCAGGCGCAGCGGTTCGCGGAGTACTTCGCGGTCTACAAGAAGTACTCGCAGGACATCAACCGGGTGACCTTCTGGGGCCTGACGGACCAGCTCAGCTGGCGGTCCACCCACAACCCGCTGCTGCTCAACAGCGACTTCTCCGAGAAGCTCGCTGCGGCCGCCGTCGCCGACCCGGAGCGCTGGCTCGGCGTCCGCAGGCCCATCACCGACACCTCGACGCTCGAGGAGACCGTCGCCGAGGCCTCGGCGCTCGACCTTCGCGGTCACACCTACACCGGCAAGACCGTCGCCGCGGTGAAGAAGGCGTTGGGCCGCGCGAACGCCGTCCTGGCCAGGGGCGGCACCCAGGCCCAGGTCAACGAGGCGACCGCCGCGCTCGCGGACGCCGTCGCCCGGCTCGAGCCGAAGGGACCCACGCGCCCGAGGTCATGA
- a CDS encoding endo-1,4-beta-xylanase, translating to MAGLVAGLMTLTALGTGHAAVAPPEPELPPPGQTFEHYPPMKEVYADYFSFGIFGRGEMNGLIHNYASYTPGNEMKPESTQRDKGVFTFDAAEAAFAEHAARNPDLAFYGHTLAWHSQTPTWMWDAPPARFDQPGTFDRAVALENLNTHIETVLGHFGERLVAIDVVNEAVGTANPADWRASLAKGEGWYQALGAEWVELAFLKAAEVVDANGWDVKLTYNDFGLDSPAKARVVYEMVKDINARHAGVRPDGKPLIEVIGMQGHYGLATDVADVEENIRLFATLGNVEVNVTEMDIALPPGELTPENENNQGMKYAELFRIYRDYAAGPANTTGNPKVVTAVKLAGVRDVVTGWKGGEFAMPYDYDGNAKLALLGILYPDEFLATHEYIDTTGGQEPAPVPGVHVFDTSAGDPWSGANIVLGDDASAWPWSTTDDGEVAFRPEPGATYRVTVNYTAKGTTAIRVRWVRDNTNGGYTSADGALVNAHPYAANQVATQLPAYFNSGMVNMGSYDLVSEITMDGSQPADGLIGNIGVRGGGGGNAFSINRITVERVSPAGDEVLVTWPGAVAPPATPPAAPTDVRATAGDGAATVSWTPPAEDGGSPVTATTVTASPGGATCTTDATSCEVTGLTNGRAYTFTVVATNAAGDSAPSAPSASVTPSALPGTPRAVALTVSGQAQCVDGRPRVTVHVRNAERVPVVVAATTPWWTVAGTVLWPGASFEHTWTAPGTSVAAGHVNVTGVKVAGWQGALTTYQAGHAGAVCG from the coding sequence GTGGCCGGCCTGGTCGCCGGCCTGATGACGCTCACCGCGCTGGGGACCGGGCACGCGGCCGTCGCGCCCCCCGAGCCGGAGCTCCCGCCCCCCGGGCAGACCTTCGAGCACTACCCGCCGATGAAGGAGGTCTACGCGGACTACTTCTCCTTCGGCATCTTCGGCCGCGGCGAGATGAACGGCCTCATCCACAACTACGCGTCCTACACGCCGGGCAACGAGATGAAGCCCGAGAGCACCCAGCGGGACAAGGGCGTCTTCACGTTCGACGCGGCGGAGGCGGCCTTCGCCGAGCACGCGGCGCGCAACCCCGACCTGGCGTTCTACGGCCACACCCTCGCCTGGCACTCCCAGACGCCGACGTGGATGTGGGACGCGCCCCCGGCCCGGTTCGACCAGCCGGGCACGTTCGACCGCGCGGTGGCGCTGGAGAACCTGAACACGCACATCGAGACGGTGCTCGGGCACTTCGGCGAGCGCCTGGTCGCGATCGACGTGGTCAACGAGGCCGTCGGCACCGCGAACCCCGCCGACTGGCGGGCCTCGCTGGCCAAGGGCGAGGGCTGGTACCAGGCGCTGGGCGCCGAGTGGGTCGAGCTCGCCTTCCTCAAGGCGGCCGAGGTGGTCGACGCCAACGGCTGGGACGTGAAGCTCACGTACAACGACTTCGGCCTGGACTCCCCGGCCAAGGCCCGCGTCGTCTACGAGATGGTCAAGGACATCAACGCCCGCCACGCCGGCGTCCGGCCCGACGGCAAGCCGCTGATCGAGGTCATCGGCATGCAGGGCCACTACGGCCTGGCCACCGACGTCGCGGACGTCGAGGAGAACATCCGGCTCTTCGCGACGCTGGGGAACGTCGAGGTCAACGTCACGGAGATGGACATCGCCCTGCCGCCCGGCGAGCTGACGCCCGAGAACGAGAACAACCAGGGCATGAAGTACGCCGAGCTGTTCCGCATCTACCGCGACTACGCGGCCGGCCCGGCCAACACGACCGGCAACCCCAAGGTCGTCACCGCCGTGAAGCTCGCGGGCGTCCGCGACGTGGTGACCGGCTGGAAGGGCGGCGAGTTCGCCATGCCGTACGACTACGACGGCAACGCCAAGCTCGCGCTCCTGGGCATCCTCTACCCGGACGAGTTCCTCGCCACGCACGAGTACATCGACACCACGGGCGGCCAGGAGCCCGCTCCCGTCCCCGGCGTGCACGTCTTCGACACCTCGGCCGGCGACCCCTGGAGCGGGGCGAACATCGTCCTCGGCGACGACGCGTCGGCGTGGCCGTGGTCCACGACGGACGACGGCGAGGTGGCGTTCCGGCCCGAGCCGGGCGCGACCTACCGCGTCACGGTGAACTACACCGCCAAGGGCACGACGGCGATCCGGGTCCGCTGGGTCAGGGACAACACCAACGGCGGCTACACGAGCGCCGACGGCGCGCTCGTCAACGCCCACCCGTACGCCGCGAACCAGGTCGCCACGCAGCTGCCCGCGTACTTCAACAGCGGCATGGTGAACATGGGCAGCTACGACCTCGTCAGCGAGATCACGATGGACGGGTCGCAGCCGGCCGACGGGCTGATCGGCAACATCGGCGTCCGCGGGGGCGGGGGCGGCAACGCCTTCTCGATCAACCGGATCACGGTGGAGCGGGTGTCCCCGGCCGGCGACGAGGTCCTCGTGACGTGGCCGGGCGCGGTCGCCCCGCCGGCCACCCCGCCGGCGGCGCCCACCGACGTGCGGGCCACCGCCGGGGACGGAGCCGCGACGGTGTCGTGGACGCCGCCGGCCGAGGACGGCGGCAGCCCGGTCACCGCGACGACCGTCACCGCGTCGCCCGGTGGTGCGACGTGCACGACCGACGCGACGTCGTGCGAGGTCACCGGCCTGACGAACGGCCGCGCGTACACGTTCACGGTCGTCGCGACGAACGCCGCGGGCGACTCCGCGCCGTCGGCACCGTCCGCGTCGGTGACGCCGTCGGCGCTGCCCGGCACGCCGCGCGCGGTGGCGCTCACCGTGTCGGGGCAGGCGCAGTGCGTCGACGGGCGGCCGCGGGTCACCGTGCACGTGCGCAACGCCGAGCGGGTCCCCGTGGTCGTCGCCGCGACGACCCCGTGGTGGACGGTCGCGGGGACGGTCCTGTGGCCGGGGGCGTCCTTCGAGCACACGTGGACCGCGCCGGGGACGAGCGTCGCCGCAGGCCACGTCAACGTCACGGGCGTCAAGGTCGCCGGGTGGCAGGGCGCCCTGACGACGTACCAGGCCGGGCACGCGGGCGCCGTCTGCGGCTGA
- a CDS encoding ATP-binding protein, which yields MQPPTRPEDQEFARLLIAAREHRGMSQESLAERSGVSVRAIRDLERGRVGRPRRQSAQLLAAGLGLAGARAREFLAAAGVAADPGTTSDGFCSLPPPPVLAGRQAELAALVAGVSAHDDGRPGGVVLISGQPGVGKTAVAVAAGYALADRFPDGQLFVSLHGADAAPLSPADALGQVLVALGAGPGLPTRLEERTALYRAQLHRRRVLLVLDDAASEAQVRQLLPVGGSLALVTARRRLAGLHVTDRVFLDVLDEAGAGRMVESIVGSQRCDAEPEAVGLLTAACGRLPLALRVAANRLASRPHWTLRQLVDRLADERRRLSELKAGDLSVRGPFEMSYGQLSGRAATLFRRLALLATGEFDGGLSAPLLGTGRCAADGPLDELVEASLIESTGPDRYRLHDLTRIFAACKLTADPASERDAARLRLDDFVLVTTIRAGAHFDADETVQTRLRRWDGGWTPGSRDEAARWLALESAQWLASLHRAAHEGRYALVVDVCEAMHWYSDRHHAAEVWPQVFTLGVQAARAGGLRAHEAQQRNYLGWALHICAGRRTAAVAEHESARAIAREAGDRKEEAWALMYLSWLQVREEPDEAIARCRDAVRLMAGARHVQGTAHARFYLGVVLHEAGRFAEAEDELREAEDGHLAQLVADGADVQAADGLGFVRLWRARNLLRLDSPQPALRKAQEAADGFREQRNPRGLARALLAAAEADAQQGDLRGAIRRLDVAADLFAQLAATRFEAESLLVAADLYERVGRRDRALATWERASELAAQIEGEQGRLLRERASRGSTAP from the coding sequence GTGCAGCCGCCGACCCGCCCCGAGGATCAGGAGTTCGCGCGCCTCCTGATCGCCGCCCGGGAGCACCGGGGCATGTCCCAGGAGTCGCTGGCCGAACGCTCGGGGGTGAGCGTCCGGGCGATCCGTGACCTGGAGCGCGGCCGGGTCGGCCGACCCCGACGTCAGTCGGCGCAGCTGCTGGCTGCCGGGCTGGGGCTGGCCGGTGCCCGCGCGCGGGAGTTCCTGGCGGCCGCCGGGGTGGCGGCCGATCCCGGGACCACGTCGGACGGCTTCTGCTCCCTGCCGCCCCCGCCGGTCCTGGCCGGCCGGCAGGCCGAGCTCGCCGCGCTGGTCGCCGGCGTCTCCGCCCACGACGACGGACGCCCGGGCGGCGTGGTCCTCATCAGCGGGCAGCCCGGTGTCGGCAAGACGGCCGTGGCGGTCGCGGCGGGTTACGCGCTGGCGGACCGGTTCCCCGACGGGCAGCTGTTCGTCTCGCTGCACGGTGCCGATGCCGCCCCGCTGTCGCCCGCGGACGCCCTCGGGCAGGTGCTCGTGGCCCTCGGCGCCGGGCCGGGCCTGCCGACCAGGCTGGAGGAGCGCACGGCGCTGTACCGGGCGCAGCTGCACCGGCGCCGCGTCCTGCTGGTCCTGGACGACGCGGCGTCCGAGGCGCAGGTGCGGCAGCTGCTGCCGGTCGGCGGCTCGCTCGCCCTGGTGACCGCGCGGCGCCGGCTGGCCGGGCTGCACGTCACCGACCGGGTCTTCCTGGACGTGCTCGACGAGGCGGGCGCCGGCCGCATGGTGGAGTCCATCGTCGGGTCGCAGCGCTGCGACGCCGAGCCGGAGGCCGTGGGCCTGCTCACCGCGGCCTGCGGGCGGCTCCCCCTGGCCCTGAGGGTCGCGGCCAACCGGCTGGCGAGCCGGCCGCACTGGACGCTCCGCCAGCTCGTCGACCGGCTCGCCGACGAGCGCAGGCGGCTGAGCGAGCTGAAGGCCGGCGACCTGAGCGTGCGGGGACCGTTCGAGATGTCGTACGGGCAGCTGAGCGGGCGCGCGGCGACCCTGTTCCGGCGGCTGGCCCTGCTCGCGACCGGCGAGTTCGACGGCGGCCTCAGCGCACCCCTGCTCGGCACCGGCCGGTGCGCGGCGGACGGCCCGCTGGACGAGCTGGTGGAGGCGAGCCTGATCGAGTCGACCGGCCCGGACCGGTACCGGCTGCACGACCTCACCCGGATCTTCGCCGCCTGCAAGCTCACGGCCGACCCCGCGTCCGAGCGCGACGCCGCCCGGCTCCGGCTCGACGACTTCGTGCTGGTCACGACGATCCGCGCCGGGGCGCACTTCGACGCTGACGAGACCGTGCAGACCCGGCTGCGGCGGTGGGACGGCGGGTGGACGCCGGGGAGCAGGGACGAGGCGGCGCGCTGGCTGGCGCTGGAGTCGGCGCAGTGGCTCGCGTCGCTGCACCGCGCCGCGCACGAGGGCCGGTACGCCCTGGTGGTGGACGTCTGCGAGGCGATGCACTGGTACTCGGACCGCCACCACGCCGCCGAGGTCTGGCCGCAGGTGTTCACGCTCGGCGTGCAGGCGGCCCGGGCCGGCGGACTGCGCGCGCACGAGGCGCAGCAGCGCAACTACCTGGGGTGGGCGCTGCACATCTGCGCGGGCCGGCGCACCGCGGCCGTCGCGGAGCACGAGTCGGCGCGGGCGATCGCGCGCGAGGCGGGCGACCGGAAGGAGGAGGCGTGGGCGCTGATGTACCTGAGCTGGCTCCAGGTGCGCGAGGAGCCGGACGAGGCGATCGCACGGTGCCGTGACGCGGTGCGCCTGATGGCCGGCGCCCGCCACGTGCAGGGCACCGCGCACGCGCGGTTCTACCTCGGCGTCGTCCTGCACGAGGCGGGGCGGTTCGCGGAGGCGGAGGACGAGCTGCGCGAGGCCGAGGACGGGCACCTGGCGCAGCTCGTGGCCGACGGGGCGGACGTCCAGGCGGCCGACGGCCTCGGGTTCGTCCGTCTGTGGCGGGCGCGCAACCTCCTGCGCCTCGACAGCCCGCAGCCGGCGCTGCGCAAGGCGCAGGAGGCGGCCGACGGGTTCCGCGAGCAGCGCAACCCGCGGGGCCTGGCGCGCGCGCTGCTGGCGGCGGCCGAGGCGGACGCGCAGCAGGGCGACCTCCGGGGGGCGATCCGCCGCCTCGACGTGGCCGCCGACCTGTTCGCGCAGCTGGCGGCGACCCGGTTCGAGGCCGAGTCCCTGCTCGTCGCGGCCGACCTGTACGAGCGGGTCGGCCGCCGGGACCGCGCGCTCGCGACCTGGGAGCGCGCCTCGGAGCTGGCCGCGCAGATCGAGGGAGAGCAGGGGCGGCTGCTGCGCGAGCGCGCGTCGAGGGGCTCGACCGCCCCCTGA
- a CDS encoding ACP S-malonyltransferase → MRPTAPRHALPAAHGADTGDAASPSVLLFSGFGASGPGHVRQLQELYRRPSYRPLLEAASDAVDRAVHRFGEPGVQHLLPGGIPLRAWLRAATPPPAAALRLSAVEGVLTHLSHLCLLQPDEGAAAAAHRAAPTVGPATGPVVGLGHSLGLISAVVAGLRREGGQQFLRDAHESMTMTVLTLLRCQEAAGDQRPDPALARRYGELGGGRDRPGPMAAVSGVDVATVRDLVAEHHAGGGQPVEVGLVNGPRDAVLCGSPTGLLELWSRQQGTLAGAGASWAFLNSSVPFHNSRLAPVLDHLAADREWAKASISGERLAAPVYATDEPRNLQQVTDLYTDCLSQVICRPLDWTATLRSVMAEHRPSRVYDFGPGVAVRMFTRKYLEQRGHALEYVSVRSPPAR, encoded by the coding sequence ATGCGCCCGACCGCACCCCGGCACGCCCTGCCGGCCGCACACGGTGCGGACACCGGGGACGCGGCGAGCCCGTCGGTCCTGCTGTTCTCCGGGTTCGGGGCCTCCGGTCCCGGCCACGTCCGTCAGCTCCAGGAGCTCTACCGCCGGCCGTCCTACCGGCCGCTGCTGGAGGCGGCCTCGGACGCCGTCGACCGGGCGGTCCACCGGTTCGGCGAGCCGGGCGTCCAGCACCTGCTGCCCGGGGGCATCCCGCTGCGGGCGTGGCTGCGCGCAGCGACCCCGCCCCCGGCGGCTGCCCTGCGCCTGTCCGCCGTCGAGGGCGTGCTGACGCACCTGAGCCACCTGTGCCTCCTGCAGCCGGACGAGGGGGCTGCCGCTGCGGCGCACCGCGCGGCGCCCACGGTCGGGCCGGCCACCGGGCCGGTCGTCGGCCTCGGTCACAGCCTCGGGCTCATCTCGGCGGTCGTCGCGGGGCTCCGCCGCGAGGGTGGGCAGCAGTTCCTCCGCGACGCCCACGAGTCCATGACGATGACCGTGCTCACGCTGCTGCGCTGCCAGGAGGCGGCCGGTGACCAGCGACCGGACCCGGCCCTCGCACGCCGTTACGGCGAGCTCGGTGGTGGACGCGACCGTCCCGGCCCCATGGCCGCCGTGTCGGGGGTGGACGTGGCGACGGTCCGCGACCTGGTGGCCGAGCACCACGCCGGCGGTGGGCAGCCCGTCGAGGTCGGGCTCGTGAACGGCCCCCGGGACGCCGTGCTCTGCGGGAGCCCCACCGGGCTGCTCGAGCTCTGGTCGCGGCAGCAGGGCACCCTGGCCGGCGCGGGCGCGAGCTGGGCGTTCCTGAACAGCTCCGTGCCCTTCCACAACAGCCGGCTGGCGCCGGTCCTCGACCACCTGGCCGCCGACCGCGAGTGGGCGAAGGCGTCGATCTCCGGTGAACGGCTGGCGGCGCCCGTCTACGCCACGGACGAGCCCCGGAACCTGCAGCAGGTCACCGACCTCTACACCGACTGCCTCTCCCAGGTCATCTGCCGGCCGTTGGACTGGACGGCGACGCTGCGCTCGGTGATGGCCGAGCACCGGCCCTCCCGGGTCTACGACTTCGGGCCCGGGGTGGCCGTGCGGATGTTCACCCGCAAGTACCTGGAGCAGCGGGGCCACGCCCTGGAGTACGTCTCGGTCCGCTCGCCCCCGGCGCGCTGA
- a CDS encoding ACP S-malonyltransferase: protein MRALVFAGQGIQRKGMGAGLFERYDALVAEADSVLGWSLRELCETGDTGRLTDTRYAQPAIFMVNALHALARADEGGGDYPVYAGHSLGELNALVAAGMLDLVTGLRLVRERGLAMAAVTGGGMVAVTGLGADRVEQVVRGSGLTQVFLANRNSDQQVTLGGESTQLGLASRLLRSAGARQVLPLRVGGAFHTPLMAPAQARFARALEGVTFTRGHGVVVSGVTGAEVDPDSAPALLTRQIVAPVQWVEVVRRMRRLGVTEVDELGSTTLTTMMRAVR from the coding sequence ATGCGTGCCCTGGTATTCGCCGGGCAGGGGATCCAGCGCAAGGGGATGGGCGCCGGCCTGTTCGAGCGCTACGACGCCCTCGTCGCCGAGGCGGACAGCGTCCTCGGCTGGTCCCTGCGCGAGCTCTGCGAGACGGGTGACACCGGCCGCCTGACGGACACCCGCTACGCCCAGCCGGCCATCTTCATGGTCAACGCGCTGCACGCCCTCGCGCGGGCCGACGAGGGCGGCGGCGACTACCCCGTGTACGCCGGCCACAGCCTCGGTGAGCTCAACGCGCTGGTCGCCGCCGGGATGCTGGACCTGGTCACCGGGCTGCGCCTGGTGCGGGAGCGCGGCCTGGCGATGGCGGCGGTCACCGGCGGTGGCATGGTGGCGGTGACCGGGCTCGGCGCCGACCGCGTCGAGCAGGTGGTCCGGGGCAGCGGCCTGACGCAGGTCTTCCTGGCCAACCGCAACAGCGACCAGCAGGTGACCCTCGGCGGCGAGAGCACCCAGCTCGGCCTGGCGTCCCGGCTGCTGCGCTCCGCGGGCGCCCGGCAGGTGCTCCCGCTGCGCGTCGGCGGCGCGTTCCACACCCCGCTGATGGCGCCGGCGCAGGCGCGGTTCGCCCGGGCCCTCGAGGGCGTCACGTTCACCCGCGGGCACGGGGTCGTCGTCTCCGGCGTCACCGGTGCGGAGGTGGACCCGGACTCCGCGCCCGCGCTGCTCACGCGGCAGATCGTGGCACCGGTGCAGTGGGTCGAGGTGGTCCGTCGGATGCGCCGGCTCGGCGTCACCGAGGTCGACGAGCTGGGCAGCACGACGCTCACGACGATGATGCGGGCGGTCCGGTGA